The proteins below are encoded in one region of Casimicrobium huifangae:
- a CDS encoding hybrid sensor histidine kinase/response regulator: MRSGSIRSRILLAALVPLVLAVISVGALLLTRHAMEIERNLVERTVSLARQAAMLAELPLATGSRTNVQAVADFVERSVGIVGLSLTDRDGATVDNRGNVGATALRMLDGKPLSVQVERDPHLVSVVHPVVLFALPSSGSAPVNAGASPGQRVGYVALSVSREDERRSVARLWWTGAAILLVAVLLSLALTRAATRAVAEPLAALSTAMGRVARDDFSAQLPETGRGEFRRLAVDFNSMTRALHAARRGLRDDVAQATAALDARTREAEAANNAKSRFLAAASHDLRQPAHALSLYVAALRQGLRMKGSDVSAALMPAVDGIQAASRSLDALLNAVLDISRFDAGVVSAEAAEVGARALIDEALTVLRSGASERGLRLRSRVPDVTLHTDATLLRRIIDNLVSNAIRFSRSGGILVALRPRRDHVLLQVWDQGSGIAAANLPLIFDEFYQVKRSDVAQGGMGLGLAIVARSVRLLGGDIKVSSRLGSGTCFTVTLPGTALPRRNHVTSVMRPVTHDRQLVLVLDDDALIRSSMQTLFSALGVSVHAEASIAPLLDVARQEKASVAAIVVDYRLLDGFTGIEAANRLREVVGAVVPIVLITGDTSAERLRALTASGFPVLHKPLDSDRLLAALGMSGGGE; the protein is encoded by the coding sequence GTGAGAAGCGGCAGCATCCGCAGCCGCATTTTGCTTGCCGCGCTGGTGCCGCTGGTGCTGGCTGTCATCTCCGTCGGAGCCCTGCTGCTGACGCGGCACGCGATGGAAATCGAGCGCAATCTCGTCGAGCGCACGGTGTCACTGGCGCGACAGGCCGCCATGCTCGCCGAGCTGCCACTGGCAACCGGCTCGCGAACCAACGTGCAGGCGGTGGCCGATTTTGTCGAGCGCAGCGTGGGCATTGTCGGACTCTCGCTCACTGATCGCGATGGCGCGACCGTCGACAACCGTGGCAACGTCGGCGCCACAGCGTTGCGCATGCTGGACGGCAAGCCGCTGTCGGTGCAGGTAGAACGTGATCCCCATCTGGTCAGTGTGGTGCACCCGGTCGTACTCTTCGCGTTGCCGTCATCTGGCAGCGCACCCGTCAACGCCGGGGCGAGCCCGGGGCAACGCGTTGGCTATGTGGCGCTCAGCGTCTCGCGTGAGGACGAGCGGCGTAGCGTTGCCCGGTTGTGGTGGACGGGGGCTGCCATCCTGCTGGTTGCGGTGCTGCTCTCGCTGGCATTGACAAGAGCCGCGACCAGGGCCGTCGCCGAACCACTGGCGGCGTTGTCTACGGCGATGGGACGAGTGGCGCGGGATGATTTTTCGGCGCAACTGCCGGAGACCGGACGCGGCGAATTTCGGCGGCTCGCCGTTGACTTCAACAGCATGACACGGGCGCTGCATGCTGCCCGCCGCGGCTTGCGCGACGACGTGGCGCAGGCGACCGCTGCACTTGACGCGCGCACGCGCGAGGCGGAGGCTGCCAACAACGCCAAGAGCCGCTTTCTCGCGGCGGCAAGTCATGATCTGCGGCAGCCAGCGCATGCGTTGTCGCTCTACGTCGCCGCGCTGCGTCAGGGGCTGCGCATGAAAGGATCGGATGTCAGTGCTGCGCTGATGCCGGCGGTTGATGGCATTCAGGCGGCTTCACGATCACTTGATGCCCTGTTGAACGCGGTGCTGGACATCTCGCGATTCGATGCTGGCGTAGTTTCAGCTGAGGCCGCCGAAGTCGGTGCCCGGGCACTGATCGACGAAGCCTTGACAGTGTTGCGCTCGGGCGCAAGTGAACGGGGGTTGCGCCTGCGTTCGCGGGTTCCCGACGTGACGCTGCATACCGACGCCACCCTGCTGCGGCGGATCATCGATAACCTGGTCAGCAACGCTATCCGCTTCTCACGCTCTGGTGGCATTCTGGTGGCGCTGCGCCCGCGTCGCGACCATGTGCTGCTGCAGGTCTGGGATCAGGGCTCCGGTATTGCAGCGGCCAATCTGCCGTTGATTTTCGACGAGTTCTACCAGGTCAAGCGCAGCGATGTGGCGCAGGGCGGAATGGGGCTCGGGCTCGCCATCGTGGCGCGCTCGGTTCGACTGCTCGGAGGTGACATCAAGGTCAGTTCCCGTCTCGGCAGTGGCACTTGTTTCACCGTCACCCTGCCTGGAACTGCTTTGCCCCGGCGCAACCACGTGACGTCGGTGATGAGACCGGTGACGCATGATCGCCAGCTGGTATTGGTGCTTGATGATGATGCGTTGATCCGCAGTTCGATGCAGACCTTGTTCAGTGCTCTCGGCGTCAGCGTTCACGCCGAAGCCAGCATTGCGCCGCTGCTGGACGTAGCCAGACAGGAGAAAGCGTCGGTTGCGGCAATCGTTGTCGACTACCGGCTGCTTGATGGTTTCACCGGCATTGAAGCGGCGAACCGGTTGCGCGAGGTGGTGGGCGCTGTCGTGCCAATTGTGCTCATCACCGGGGACACTTCTGCAGAACGATTGCGCGCCCTCACCGCCAGCGGCTTCCCGGTGCTGCACAAACCGCTTGACTCGGACCGCCTGCTGGCGGCGCTGGGAATGAGTGGAGGTGGCGAGTGA
- a CDS encoding DNA topoisomerase III — MGKTLIIAEKPSVASDIAKALGNIKKDGDHFENDQYVISSAVGHLVEIGEPEAEEVKRGKWTFAKLPVVPTHFELKPIEKTADRLKQLTRLIKRKDVTELVNACDAGREGELIFRLIQQHAKAKQPVKRLWLQSMTPTAIRDGFAKLRSDAELQGLADAARSRSEADWLVGINGTRAMTAFNSKSGGFHLTTVGRVQTPTLALMVEREEKIRKFVPRTYFEVHATFDAKAGQYAGRWFDEKFRKGDDEHARAERIFDTPEAKASASARAKAIVLKCLGKPGIVEEESKPTTQAPPLLYDLTSLQREANSRFGFSARTTLSLAQALYEKHKVLTYPRTDARALPEDYVSTVGQTLEQLEETNRYGQFAREIRNKKYVRPANKRVFDNTKISDHFAIIPTLQLPKALNELEEKLYDMVVKRFLAVFYPSAEFQQTTRITRVEGEAFKSEGKVLVNPGWLAVYGKEADTEETGNLTPVAAGEKPKASEVTAKELQTKPPARYTEATLLSAMEGAGKLIDDEELRAAMQEKGLGTPATRASIIEGLILQKYLVREDKVLKPTPQAFSLITLLNGLNVPELTQAELTANWETQLARMEKGEISREKFMAEIAAMAKHIVKQAKGHESDTVPGDFADLATPCPRCGGAMKENYKKFSCTKCDFGFWKILAGRQLSVDEAETLIRDKKIEGLEGFRSKLGRAFNANLRMNDAQEIEFYWDEDEGKVGEGADPVDFSTMEPVGKCPKCGSGVFELESAYICEVAAKKEKPRKCDFRSGRIILQQPIEREQMVKLLTDGKTDLLTKFISTRTKRPFQAFLVIERKKDEVKVGFEFPPREPKAAKAPASKGKAKA, encoded by the coding sequence ATGGGAAAGACACTCATCATCGCTGAAAAGCCATCGGTCGCGAGCGATATCGCGAAGGCACTCGGCAATATCAAGAAGGACGGCGACCACTTCGAGAATGATCAATATGTGATCAGCTCTGCGGTGGGCCATCTGGTCGAAATCGGCGAGCCGGAGGCCGAAGAAGTCAAGCGTGGCAAGTGGACATTTGCCAAGCTGCCAGTAGTGCCGACGCACTTTGAACTGAAGCCAATCGAGAAGACCGCTGACCGCCTGAAACAGCTCACCAGGCTCATCAAGCGCAAGGATGTGACCGAACTGGTGAACGCCTGCGACGCAGGGCGCGAGGGAGAGCTGATCTTCCGCCTGATCCAGCAGCATGCAAAGGCCAAGCAGCCGGTCAAGCGGCTGTGGCTGCAATCAATGACGCCGACGGCGATCCGCGACGGCTTTGCCAAATTGCGTAGCGACGCGGAGTTGCAGGGTCTCGCCGACGCCGCACGTAGCCGCTCCGAGGCCGACTGGCTGGTTGGCATCAACGGCACCCGCGCCATGACCGCCTTCAACTCCAAGAGCGGCGGCTTTCACCTGACCACGGTGGGTCGTGTACAGACGCCGACGCTGGCGCTGATGGTGGAGCGCGAGGAGAAGATTCGCAAGTTCGTGCCGCGCACTTACTTTGAAGTGCACGCCACGTTTGATGCCAAAGCCGGGCAATACGCTGGTCGCTGGTTCGACGAGAAATTCAGAAAGGGCGATGACGAACACGCCCGCGCCGAGCGCATCTTCGATACCCCGGAAGCGAAAGCTTCAGCGTCGGCACGCGCCAAGGCCATCGTACTCAAGTGCCTCGGCAAGCCGGGCATCGTCGAGGAAGAAAGCAAGCCGACCACGCAGGCGCCGCCGCTGCTTTATGACCTGACCAGCCTGCAGCGCGAGGCCAACAGCCGCTTCGGCTTCTCGGCACGTACCACGCTCTCGCTGGCGCAGGCGCTCTACGAAAAGCACAAAGTGCTGACCTACCCACGGACCGACGCACGCGCGCTGCCGGAGGACTACGTCAGCACGGTAGGGCAGACGCTAGAGCAACTGGAAGAAACCAATCGCTACGGCCAGTTCGCCCGTGAAATCCGCAACAAGAAATACGTGCGGCCAGCCAACAAGCGCGTCTTCGACAACACCAAGATTTCCGATCACTTCGCGATCATCCCGACGCTGCAACTGCCCAAGGCCTTGAACGAGCTGGAAGAAAAGCTCTATGACATGGTCGTCAAGCGCTTCCTTGCGGTGTTCTATCCGTCGGCCGAGTTCCAGCAAACTACCCGCATTACGCGCGTCGAAGGCGAAGCGTTCAAGAGCGAAGGCAAGGTGCTGGTGAACCCCGGCTGGCTTGCGGTGTACGGCAAGGAAGCCGACACCGAGGAAACCGGCAACCTGACCCCGGTCGCCGCTGGCGAGAAACCGAAGGCGAGCGAAGTCACCGCCAAGGAGTTGCAGACCAAGCCGCCTGCGCGCTACACCGAGGCGACGCTGCTGTCGGCAATGGAAGGTGCGGGCAAGCTGATCGACGACGAAGAGCTGCGCGCGGCGATGCAGGAGAAGGGGCTCGGCACGCCGGCCACACGCGCGTCAATCATTGAAGGCCTGATCCTGCAGAAATACCTGGTCCGCGAGGACAAGGTGCTGAAACCTACCCCGCAGGCGTTCTCGCTGATTACGCTGCTCAACGGTCTCAACGTGCCGGAACTGACGCAGGCTGAGCTGACCGCGAACTGGGAAACCCAGCTCGCGCGCATGGAAAAGGGTGAAATCAGCCGTGAAAAGTTCATGGCGGAAATCGCCGCCATGGCGAAGCACATTGTCAAACAGGCGAAAGGCCACGAGAGCGACACGGTGCCCGGTGATTTCGCCGATCTCGCCACACCGTGCCCCCGCTGCGGCGGCGCGATGAAGGAGAACTACAAAAAATTCTCCTGCACCAAATGCGACTTCGGATTCTGGAAGATTCTCGCCGGACGCCAGCTTTCGGTGGACGAAGCCGAAACGCTGATCCGTGACAAGAAGATTGAGGGGCTGGAAGGCTTCCGCTCCAAGCTGGGCCGGGCTTTCAACGCCAACCTGCGCATGAACGATGCGCAGGAAATCGAGTTCTACTGGGACGAAGACGAAGGCAAGGTCGGCGAAGGCGCTGACCCAGTGGACTTCAGCACCATGGAGCCGGTGGGCAAGTGCCCGAAATGCGGCAGTGGCGTGTTTGAACTCGAATCCGCCTACATCTGCGAAGTGGCGGCCAAAAAGGAGAAGCCGCGCAAGTGCGATTTCCGATCCGGCCGCATCATCCTGCAGCAGCCGATCGAGCGTGAGCAGATGGTGAAACTGCTCACCGATGGCAAGACCGATCTGCTGACCAAGTTCATCTCCACGCGCACCAAGCGACCGTTCCAGGCGTTCCTCGTCATTGAGCGCAAGAAGGACGAAGTGAAGGTGGGCTTCGAGTTCCCGCCGAGAGAACCGAAGGCAGCCAAGGCGCCAGCGAGCAAGGGCAAGGCGAAGGCATAA
- a CDS encoding response regulator: MAVNTSATGDAVSPASVVIVEDHSLIRDGLRMLLALERNFRLIGEAGSLAEARRVVADQQPDIVMLDVGLPDGDGIALAGELLQQRHDLRVLILTGDLGSDTVARALAVGAHGYVHKQHNADELFAALNTLRNGGRYVSESVAASFVASRPKAAPSPLAVLTEREREVVGLLCEGDSSKHIARKLDLSVGTVRKHRENIMAKLDVHSVAELIALALKQR, encoded by the coding sequence ATGGCGGTGAATACTAGCGCGACTGGCGACGCCGTGTCGCCCGCCAGTGTGGTGATTGTTGAGGATCATTCGCTGATTCGCGATGGCTTGCGCATGTTGCTTGCACTCGAACGCAATTTCCGTCTGATCGGAGAGGCCGGTTCTCTCGCTGAGGCGCGGCGGGTTGTCGCGGACCAGCAGCCAGACATTGTGATGCTCGACGTCGGCCTGCCCGATGGCGACGGCATTGCGCTGGCGGGCGAGTTGCTGCAACAGCGTCACGACCTGCGCGTGCTCATTCTGACGGGTGATCTCGGCAGCGACACCGTCGCACGTGCCCTGGCAGTGGGTGCGCATGGCTATGTGCACAAACAGCACAACGCTGATGAGCTTTTCGCCGCGCTCAATACGTTACGCAACGGCGGTCGCTACGTGAGTGAATCGGTCGCGGCGTCGTTCGTCGCGTCGCGGCCGAAGGCGGCGCCGTCGCCGCTGGCGGTACTCACCGAGCGCGAACGTGAAGTTGTGGGCCTGCTCTGCGAAGGTGACTCCAGCAAGCACATTGCGCGCAAGCTGGATCTCAGCGTTGGTACTGTCCGCAAGCATCGCGAAAACATCATGGCAAAGCTCGACGTACACAGCGTCGCCGAGCTGATCGCGCTGGCGCTCAAGCAGCGTTAG